Proteins from one Planctomyces sp. SH-PL62 genomic window:
- the rsmG gene encoding 16S rRNA (guanine(527)-N(7))-methyltransferase RsmG translates to MRPGRDGLEAILRDCGVELKSEPLDALWTYHQMLRAANPALNMTRIHNFENMVLKHYVDSLLVLDFVDLSSPLIDMGTGPGLPGVPLKLARPDVHMILCEPRSARAEFLREVCERLDLQGTEVYAHKLGPDYPGQVKGVITRAVASIPETFERVAACIEPGGRMIFMKGPGCDPEIEEAGRDWKAQFRLKADHAYTIPGTTHDRRLVVYERTDADPPLSAKDAPARAARAFEGVVREITSESNATFRQLSDLLTGRGVRKHGQAILSGPRITAEVAERFPDRVVGWITDAEGAPPADSSWTWHRLSGPLFKTLDVAGTHAPLLLVEAPGIAPWSDAEPWPKGCNLFVPFQDPENVGAVIRSAAAFGVARVVLLQEAAHPFHPRASRAAGPALFQTELTAGPSIRDLTSTTHPLIALDATGEELDAEPFPETFGLVVGVEGPGLPESLRRGPKRRIPIAEGVESLNAATATAIALYAWSRRARG, encoded by the coding sequence TTGAGACCTGGACGTGACGGCCTGGAAGCGATCCTGCGCGATTGCGGCGTGGAACTGAAGTCGGAGCCGCTCGATGCGCTCTGGACTTACCACCAGATGCTCCGCGCGGCGAATCCGGCCCTGAATATGACGCGGATCCACAACTTCGAGAACATGGTCCTGAAGCACTACGTCGACAGCCTGCTGGTGCTGGACTTCGTCGACCTCTCCTCGCCCCTGATCGACATGGGGACGGGACCCGGGCTCCCCGGCGTGCCGCTGAAACTCGCCCGACCGGACGTCCACATGATCCTCTGCGAGCCCCGATCGGCCCGCGCCGAGTTCCTGCGGGAAGTCTGCGAACGGCTCGACTTGCAGGGGACGGAAGTCTATGCGCACAAGCTGGGGCCGGACTACCCCGGGCAGGTGAAGGGCGTCATCACCCGCGCGGTGGCGTCGATCCCGGAGACCTTCGAGCGGGTCGCCGCGTGCATCGAGCCCGGCGGCCGGATGATCTTCATGAAGGGGCCCGGCTGCGACCCCGAGATCGAGGAGGCCGGGCGCGACTGGAAGGCCCAGTTCCGGCTCAAAGCCGACCACGCCTACACGATCCCCGGCACCACCCACGACCGCCGCCTGGTCGTCTACGAGCGGACCGACGCCGACCCGCCCCTCTCCGCGAAGGATGCCCCGGCGCGTGCCGCGAGGGCCTTCGAAGGGGTCGTCCGCGAGATCACCAGCGAATCCAACGCCACGTTCCGCCAGCTTTCCGACCTGCTCACCGGCCGTGGCGTCCGCAAGCACGGCCAGGCGATCCTGTCGGGGCCGAGGATCACGGCCGAGGTCGCCGAGCGGTTCCCCGACCGCGTCGTCGGCTGGATCACCGACGCCGAAGGGGCGCCTCCGGCCGATTCCTCCTGGACCTGGCACCGCCTTTCCGGCCCCCTGTTCAAGACTCTGGACGTGGCCGGCACGCACGCCCCCCTCTTGCTGGTGGAGGCGCCCGGAATCGCGCCCTGGTCCGACGCCGAGCCCTGGCCCAAGGGCTGCAACTTGTTCGTGCCGTTCCAGGACCCGGAGAACGTCGGCGCGGTGATCCGCTCTGCGGCGGCGTTCGGCGTCGCTCGCGTCGTCCTGCTGCAAGAGGCCGCGCACCCGTTCCACCCCCGCGCCAGCCGCGCCGCGGGCCCGGCCCTGTTCCAGACCGAGCTGACGGCGGGGCCGTCGATCCGCGACCTGACCTCGACGACGCACCCCTTGATCGCTCTCGACGCGACCGGCGAGGAACTGGACGCCGAGCCGTTCCCGGAGACCTTCGGCCTGGTGGTGGGCGTCGAAGGCCCCGGCCTGCCCGAGTCCCTGCGTCGCGGCCCCAAACGCCGCATCCCGATCGCGGAGGGCGTCGAATCCCTCAACGCCGCCACGGCGACCGCCATCGCCCTCTACGCCTGGTCGCGACGGGCGCGAGGTTGA
- a CDS encoding PSD1 and planctomycete cytochrome C domain-containing protein, with product MTADRLKVLAWAGLVLALTASPARGDDVFETEIRPLLVERCQSCHGPEKQKGSLRLDARAALIEGGDTGPAVVPGDPGESLLIEAVRQTGDLKMPPKGKLPPEAIAALERWIAAGAPWPEAGSPAVATRQETWARHWAFQPVVDPPVPAAPDPDRVRTPVDAFIQAGLDAASIATAPEADRRTLIRRLSYDLTGLPPTIEEVEAFAADPDPDAYEKLVDRLLASKRYGEQWGRLWLDVARYSDTKGYVYAREERFLVQAPAYRDWVVKAFNDDMPYDRFLVAQIAADQQAESDGDPALAAMGFLTVGRRFLGVARDVIDDRIDVVTRGTMGLTVACSRCHDHKFDPIPTADYYSLYGVFMNCTERLARIGEPSLEGAEREAFEAELNKRRDALRDGMAASRATASERARGKVADYLLVQLDMASVPQEGFDVIVGKDDIVPAFARRWETFLAGRAKADDPIFRPWRRLAAIPEADFTAEAPGVLAELSSPGAVGLNARVASAFAAPPATIREAAERYARLFAEVDAEWRAALQASPGATALPDADSEALRRVLHADDSPCVVPDEPIVSTEFFFDTGTIDAMWKLQGDVDRWLIRPAAPPFAVAVVDRDEIAEPHIFRRGNPATLGDQVPRRFLKVVAGPDAKPFTQGGGRLELAKAIVDPSNPLTARVWVNRIWARHFGAGLVRTPSDFGIRAEPPSHPELLDWLASRLVERGWSTKAVHRLILVSSAYRRRSDGPADPESLARAQLTDPENRLLWRTNPHRLTFEEFRDSLLTASGELEDRMGGRAAALFDGPPNRRRTLYGLVDRQFLPEVFRTFDFANPDLHTPTRSETTVAQQALFALNHPFVADRARAIAAKLPKDGPEAAVRALYRRLYQRDPTPEQGAAAVAFIASSSDDASPAPAPETLAWSYGYGPVDPASGPNVKAFTPLPHFDGAGWGGGPSWPDAKLGWARITAEGGHPGDDLARSIFRRWTSPIRGEVAVSSTLVHEKTVGDGVRGWIVHGRQGVIKTATAHGRSEDFSVPSLTVEPGDTIDFVVDVRDILNSDDHLWAPSIRVVRAEPPTATADWSASRDFTRQAVRELGPWEQLAQVLLMSNEFAFVD from the coding sequence ATGACCGCCGATCGGCTGAAGGTCCTCGCCTGGGCGGGCCTCGTACTGGCCCTGACCGCGAGCCCCGCCCGGGGGGACGACGTCTTCGAGACCGAGATCCGCCCCCTGCTGGTCGAGCGCTGCCAGTCTTGCCACGGCCCCGAGAAGCAGAAGGGGAGCCTGCGGCTCGACGCCCGCGCGGCGCTGATCGAAGGGGGCGACACCGGCCCGGCCGTCGTCCCCGGCGATCCCGGCGAGAGCCTGCTGATCGAGGCCGTCCGGCAGACGGGCGATCTCAAGATGCCCCCCAAGGGGAAGCTCCCCCCCGAGGCGATCGCCGCGCTGGAGCGTTGGATCGCCGCCGGCGCGCCCTGGCCGGAGGCCGGATCGCCGGCCGTGGCGACCCGCCAGGAAACCTGGGCGCGGCACTGGGCGTTCCAGCCCGTCGTCGACCCGCCGGTCCCGGCCGCCCCCGACCCGGACCGGGTCCGCACCCCGGTCGACGCCTTCATCCAGGCCGGGCTCGACGCCGCGTCGATCGCGACGGCCCCCGAGGCCGACCGCCGCACCCTGATCCGCCGCCTCTCCTACGACCTGACCGGCCTGCCGCCGACGATCGAGGAGGTCGAGGCGTTCGCCGCCGACCCCGACCCCGACGCCTACGAAAAGCTCGTCGACCGCCTGCTGGCCTCGAAGCGGTACGGCGAGCAGTGGGGGCGGCTCTGGCTGGACGTCGCGCGGTACTCGGACACGAAGGGCTACGTCTACGCCCGCGAGGAGCGGTTCCTGGTCCAGGCGCCCGCGTATCGCGATTGGGTCGTCAAGGCGTTCAACGACGACATGCCGTACGACCGCTTCCTCGTCGCGCAGATCGCGGCCGACCAGCAGGCCGAGTCCGACGGCGACCCCGCGCTCGCGGCCATGGGATTCCTGACGGTCGGTCGGCGGTTCCTCGGCGTGGCCCGCGACGTGATCGACGACCGCATCGACGTCGTCACCCGGGGGACGATGGGCCTGACCGTCGCCTGCTCGCGGTGTCACGACCACAAGTTCGACCCGATCCCCACCGCCGATTATTACTCGCTCTACGGCGTCTTCATGAACTGCACCGAGCGGCTGGCGCGGATCGGCGAGCCGTCGCTCGAGGGCGCGGAGCGCGAGGCGTTCGAGGCCGAGCTGAACAAGCGTCGGGACGCCCTCCGCGACGGCATGGCCGCCAGCCGTGCGACGGCCTCGGAACGGGCACGGGGGAAGGTCGCCGACTACCTCCTCGTGCAGCTCGACATGGCGAGCGTCCCCCAGGAAGGCTTCGACGTGATCGTCGGCAAGGACGACATCGTGCCCGCCTTCGCCCGACGCTGGGAGACGTTCCTGGCAGGCCGGGCCAAGGCCGACGATCCGATCTTCCGCCCCTGGCGACGCCTGGCCGCGATCCCCGAAGCCGACTTCACCGCCGAGGCCCCTGGCGTCCTCGCCGAATTGAGCAGTCCCGGCGCTGTGGGGCTGAACGCCCGCGTCGCGTCGGCCTTCGCCGCACCCCCTGCGACGATCCGCGAGGCCGCCGAACGCTACGCCCGGCTGTTCGCCGAGGTCGACGCCGAGTGGCGGGCGGCCCTCCAGGCTTCCCCCGGCGCGACCGCCCTGCCCGACGCCGATTCCGAGGCCCTCCGACGAGTCCTCCACGCCGACGACTCCCCGTGCGTCGTGCCCGACGAGCCGATCGTCTCCACGGAGTTCTTTTTCGACACCGGCACGATCGACGCGATGTGGAAGCTTCAGGGCGACGTCGACCGCTGGTTGATCCGGCCCGCCGCCCCGCCGTTCGCCGTCGCGGTGGTCGACCGCGACGAGATCGCCGAGCCTCACATCTTCCGCCGGGGCAATCCGGCGACCCTCGGCGATCAGGTCCCGCGGCGGTTCCTCAAGGTCGTCGCCGGCCCGGATGCGAAGCCGTTCACGCAGGGGGGCGGACGGCTCGAACTTGCGAAGGCGATCGTCGACCCGTCCAACCCCCTGACCGCTCGGGTCTGGGTGAACCGGATCTGGGCGCGGCATTTCGGTGCCGGCCTGGTGCGCACCCCCAGCGACTTCGGCATCCGCGCCGAGCCCCCCAGCCACCCCGAGCTGCTCGACTGGCTGGCGAGCCGCCTCGTCGAACGAGGCTGGAGCACCAAGGCCGTCCATCGCCTGATCCTCGTCTCATCCGCCTACCGTCGCCGCTCCGACGGGCCCGCCGACCCCGAGTCCCTCGCGCGAGCCCAGTTGACGGATCCGGAGAACCGGCTCCTCTGGCGGACGAACCCGCACCGGCTCACCTTCGAGGAGTTCCGCGATTCCCTGCTGACGGCCTCCGGCGAGTTGGAAGACCGAATGGGGGGCCGGGCCGCTGCGCTGTTCGACGGCCCGCCGAACCGGCGCCGGACGCTCTACGGCCTGGTCGACCGCCAGTTCCTCCCCGAGGTCTTCCGGACGTTCGACTTCGCGAACCCGGACCTCCACACGCCGACCCGCAGCGAGACCACGGTGGCCCAACAGGCCCTCTTCGCCCTCAACCACCCGTTCGTCGCCGACCGCGCCCGAGCTATCGCCGCGAAGCTGCCCAAGGACGGCCCCGAGGCCGCCGTGCGGGCGCTCTACCGTCGCCTCTACCAGCGCGATCCAACGCCCGAGCAGGGGGCCGCGGCCGTCGCCTTCATCGCATCGTCGTCAGACGACGCCTCCCCCGCGCCGGCCCCCGAGACGCTCGCCTGGAGCTACGGCTACGGCCCGGTCGATCCCGCGTCGGGGCCGAACGTGAAGGCTTTCACCCCCCTGCCCCACTTCGACGGCGCAGGCTGGGGGGGCGGGCCTTCCTGGCCCGACGCCAAACTCGGCTGGGCCCGGATCACCGCCGAAGGGGGCCACCCCGGCGACGACCTCGCCCGTTCGATCTTCCGGCGCTGGACCTCGCCGATCCGCGGCGAGGTCGCTGTGTCGTCGACGTTGGTCCACGAGAAGACGGTGGGCGACGGCGTGCGGGGCTGGATCGTCCACGGCCGACAGGGCGTGATCAAGACGGCCACCGCCCACGGCCGCTCCGAAGATTTCTCGGTCCCTTCGCTGACCGTCGAGCCGGGCGATACGATCGACTTCGTGGTCGACGTCCGCGACATCCTGAACAGCGACGACCACCTCTGGGCCCCCTCGATCCGCGTCGTCCGCGCCGAGCCCCCGACGGCGACCGCCGACTGGAGCGCCAGTCGTGATTTCACCCGCCAGGCCGTCCGTGAGCTCGGCCCCTGGGAGCAACTGGCCCAGGTCCTCCTGATGTCCAACGAGTTCGCCTTCGTCGATTGA
- a CDS encoding DUF1501 domain-containing protein: MSDELRQGPLFSRRSLLQRSALGLGALGLGGVLSDDGALAADAAPGGFLASKAPHFPGKARRVIHFFLNGGPSQVDTFDPKPALARYDGKPIPINLTTERKTGAAFPSPFKFRRYGESGLEISELFARTAEHADDIAVIRSMVAQVPNHEPSLMLMNCGDSVMARPSVGAWVLYGLGTENQNLPGFIAMCPNGYPIKDAENWGSGFLPGVYQGTFIDPKHRDVDKLIENVRSPHASREAQRRQLDLLKTLDAEHHRQRPDPRLDARIQSFETAFRMQMEAADAFDVNREPPYVREMYGDTVHGRQTLIARRLLERGVRYVQLWHGAGQPWDDHADIATNHRSHANDIDQPIAALIADLKQRGMFEDTLVVWGGEFGRTPTVELNAGGKAALGRDHNHYGFSVWMAGGGVKGGTVHGATDEFGFKAVEDPVSVHDLHATILHLLGFDHERLTYRYAGRDFRLTDVHGQVVRPILA, from the coding sequence ATGAGTGACGAACTTCGCCAGGGTCCGCTGTTCAGCCGACGCTCCCTCCTCCAGCGCTCCGCGCTGGGGCTCGGGGCGCTGGGGCTCGGGGGCGTCCTGTCCGACGACGGGGCGCTCGCCGCCGACGCCGCGCCGGGCGGGTTCCTGGCTTCGAAGGCGCCGCACTTCCCCGGCAAGGCCAGGCGCGTCATCCACTTCTTCCTCAACGGCGGCCCCAGCCAGGTCGACACCTTCGACCCCAAGCCGGCCCTCGCGCGATACGACGGCAAGCCGATCCCGATCAACCTGACGACCGAGCGCAAGACCGGCGCGGCGTTCCCCTCGCCGTTCAAGTTCCGCCGGTACGGCGAGAGCGGCCTGGAAATCTCCGAGCTGTTCGCCAGGACGGCCGAGCACGCCGACGACATCGCCGTGATCCGCTCGATGGTCGCGCAGGTTCCGAACCATGAGCCCTCCTTGATGCTCATGAACTGCGGCGACTCGGTCATGGCGCGGCCGAGCGTCGGGGCGTGGGTGCTCTACGGCCTGGGGACGGAGAATCAGAACCTCCCCGGGTTCATCGCCATGTGCCCCAACGGCTACCCGATCAAGGACGCCGAGAACTGGGGCTCCGGCTTCCTCCCCGGCGTCTACCAGGGGACGTTCATCGACCCCAAGCACCGCGACGTCGACAAGCTCATCGAGAACGTCCGCAGCCCGCACGCCTCGCGCGAGGCCCAGCGCCGGCAGCTCGACCTGCTCAAGACCCTCGACGCCGAGCACCACCGCCAGCGGCCCGACCCCCGGCTCGACGCCCGCATCCAGTCGTTCGAGACCGCCTTCCGCATGCAGATGGAGGCCGCCGACGCCTTCGACGTGAACCGCGAGCCGCCCTACGTCCGCGAGATGTACGGCGACACCGTCCACGGCCGGCAGACCCTCATCGCCCGCCGTCTGCTGGAGCGCGGCGTCCGCTACGTCCAGCTCTGGCACGGCGCCGGCCAGCCCTGGGACGACCACGCCGACATCGCGACCAACCACCGCAGCCACGCCAACGACATCGACCAGCCCATCGCCGCCCTGATCGCCGACCTCAAGCAGCGCGGGATGTTCGAGGACACCCTGGTCGTGTGGGGGGGCGAGTTCGGCCGGACGCCGACCGTCGAGTTGAACGCCGGCGGCAAGGCCGCCCTCGGCCGCGACCACAACCACTACGGATTCTCCGTCTGGATGGCCGGCGGCGGCGTCAAGGGGGGGACGGTCCACGGCGCGACCGACGAGTTCGGCTTCAAGGCCGTCGAGGACCCGGTGAGCGTGCACGACCTCCACGCCACGATCCTCCACCTCCTCGGCTTTGACCACGAGCGGCTGACCTATCGCTACGCCGGCAGGGACTTCCGCCTCACCGACGTCCACGGCCAGGTCGTCCGGCCGATCCTCGCCTGA
- a CDS encoding molybdenum cofactor biosynthesis protein B has product MSISPSVAEHRADAPSSLNLAVLTVSDTRTTATDSSGALIVQLAEAAGHRIIARAIVPDEPEDQRAFFEAQSRPGPGEPDVHAILVTGGTGISPRDRTFETVSALLTRPLPGFGELFRMLSYAEIGPACILSRAVGGLMGRTVLLVMPGSRAAVELAMTKIILPELPHLVHEARKA; this is encoded by the coding sequence ATGAGCATCAGCCCGTCCGTCGCCGAGCATCGGGCCGACGCGCCGTCCTCGCTGAACCTGGCCGTGCTGACCGTGTCGGACACGCGGACGACTGCCACGGATTCCTCGGGCGCGCTGATCGTGCAACTGGCGGAGGCGGCCGGGCACCGAATCATCGCCCGCGCGATCGTCCCCGACGAACCCGAGGACCAGCGCGCCTTCTTCGAGGCCCAGTCGCGGCCGGGGCCCGGCGAGCCCGACGTCCACGCGATCCTCGTCACCGGCGGCACCGGGATCAGCCCGCGCGACCGGACGTTCGAGACCGTCTCCGCCCTCCTGACCAGGCCCTTGCCCGGCTTCGGCGAGCTGTTCCGCATGCTCAGCTACGCCGAGATCGGCCCCGCCTGCATTCTCAGCCGCGCCGTGGGGGGGCTGATGGGCCGCACGGTCCTCCTCGTCATGCCCGGCTCACGCGCGGCCGTCGAGCTGGCCATGACGAAGATCATCCTCCCGGAACTCCCCCACCTCGTCCACGAGGCGCGCAAAGCCTGA
- the ftsH gene encoding ATP-dependent zinc metalloprotease FtsH, producing MENRPQQQEPPRRPSPPPARKPNGAGGPPTPPWLWVILLGGFAFIFWQFIPKPETSVVYNPWFLDQVDQDNIKSVSLMGTEVRGELREAREYQPSPTSTTAVEVRKFITYFPSEDSIQPVVEKLRKGGKTPAERVRIEPSPANQATGVVWLMLLLPTFLILGFIYLMMRRARDQFDGGILGSFVKSPAKRHDKSKQRTTFEEVAGLENAKAELQEIVEFLKNPEKFQRLGGRIPKGVLLVGPPGTGKTLLGRAVAGEAGVPFYSISGSEFIQMFVGVGASRVRDMFKTAKENSPCILFIDEIDAVGRVRGAGLGGGHDEREQTLNQILTEMDGFSPSESVIVLAATNRPDVLDPALLRPGRFDRHVTVDLPTKKGRLEILKVHARNVPLAEDVDLERIARNTVGMSGADLANLVNEAALLATREDKAAVDDKDLEAALDKVILGAKREEVITDRDKRATAYHEVGHALVGWLTPRSDPVHKVTIIPRGRSLGVTQFLPEEDRVSYNESQIKARIYTMMGGRAAERLVYDDLSTGAAQDLDQATRLVRKMVSQWGMSERVGPVSFRSSSENPFLGREMSEPRDHSEHMQQIIDEEVARILREAEEHAYGLLEQHRDELERLTEALIEKEVLTEAEITQLIGKRSGHVEPEAAKAPEGDEVVASLDNPS from the coding sequence ATGGAGAACCGACCTCAGCAGCAGGAGCCCCCGCGCCGGCCGTCGCCGCCGCCCGCGCGCAAGCCCAACGGCGCCGGCGGGCCCCCGACGCCCCCCTGGCTCTGGGTGATTCTCCTCGGGGGATTCGCCTTTATCTTCTGGCAGTTCATCCCCAAGCCGGAGACCTCCGTCGTCTACAATCCCTGGTTTCTGGACCAGGTCGATCAGGACAACATCAAGTCCGTCTCGCTCATGGGGACCGAGGTGCGCGGGGAGCTGCGCGAGGCCCGAGAGTACCAGCCCTCCCCGACGTCGACCACGGCGGTCGAGGTCCGGAAGTTCATCACCTACTTCCCGTCGGAAGACTCCATCCAGCCGGTGGTCGAGAAGCTCCGCAAGGGGGGGAAGACCCCGGCCGAGCGGGTGCGGATCGAGCCCAGCCCGGCGAACCAGGCCACCGGCGTGGTCTGGCTGATGCTCCTGCTCCCCACCTTCCTGATCCTCGGCTTCATCTATCTGATGATGCGGCGGGCGCGCGACCAGTTCGACGGCGGCATCCTCGGCAGCTTCGTCAAGAGCCCCGCCAAGCGGCACGACAAGTCCAAGCAGCGGACGACCTTCGAGGAGGTCGCCGGGCTTGAGAACGCCAAGGCCGAACTCCAGGAGATCGTCGAGTTCCTCAAGAACCCGGAGAAGTTCCAGCGCCTCGGCGGGCGGATCCCCAAGGGGGTGCTCCTGGTCGGCCCTCCGGGCACCGGCAAGACCCTGCTGGGCCGCGCGGTGGCCGGCGAGGCGGGCGTGCCGTTCTACTCGATCTCGGGGTCCGAGTTCATCCAGATGTTCGTCGGCGTGGGCGCCAGCCGCGTCCGCGACATGTTCAAGACGGCCAAGGAGAACTCCCCCTGCATCCTGTTCATCGACGAGATCGACGCCGTCGGCCGGGTCCGCGGCGCGGGCCTCGGCGGCGGGCATGACGAGCGCGAGCAGACCCTCAACCAGATCCTCACCGAGATGGACGGGTTTTCCCCCAGCGAGAGCGTCATCGTCCTGGCCGCCACCAACCGGCCCGACGTCCTCGACCCCGCCCTGCTCCGCCCCGGCCGGTTCGACCGCCACGTCACCGTCGACCTGCCGACCAAGAAGGGCCGGCTGGAGATCCTCAAGGTCCACGCCCGCAACGTCCCCCTGGCCGAGGACGTCGACCTGGAGCGGATCGCGCGGAACACCGTGGGCATGAGCGGCGCCGACCTGGCCAACCTCGTCAACGAGGCCGCCCTGCTCGCCACCCGCGAGGACAAGGCGGCCGTCGACGACAAGGACCTGGAAGCCGCGCTCGACAAGGTCATCCTCGGCGCCAAGCGCGAGGAGGTCATCACCGACCGCGACAAGCGGGCCACCGCCTACCACGAGGTCGGCCACGCCCTCGTCGGCTGGCTCACCCCCCGCTCCGACCCGGTGCACAAGGTGACCATCATCCCCCGAGGCCGCTCGCTGGGCGTCACCCAGTTCCTCCCCGAGGAGGACCGCGTGAGCTACAACGAGAGCCAGATCAAGGCCCGCATCTACACGATGATGGGCGGCCGCGCCGCCGAACGCCTGGTCTACGACGACCTCAGCACCGGCGCCGCGCAGGACCTGGACCAGGCCACCCGGCTCGTCCGCAAGATGGTCTCCCAGTGGGGCATGAGCGAACGCGTCGGCCCGGTCTCGTTCCGGTCCAGCTCGGAGAACCCGTTCCTGGGCCGCGAGATGTCCGAGCCTCGCGACCACTCGGAGCACATGCAGCAGATCATCGACGAGGAAGTCGCCCGGATCCTCCGCGAGGCCGAGGAACACGCCTACGGCCTCCTGGAGCAACACCGCGACGAACTCGAACGCCTGACCGAGGCCCTCATCGAGAAGGAAGTCCTCACCGAGGCGGAGATCACCCAGCTCATCGGCAAGCGCTCCGGCCACGTCGAGCCCGAGGCCGCCAAGGCCCCGGAAGGCGACGAGGTCGTGGCGTCGCTCGACAACCCGAGCTGA
- a CDS encoding DODA-type extradiol aromatic ring-opening family dioxygenase: MAADTSAPRMPVLFIPHGGGPCFFMDWTMGPRDTWDRLAAWLRSVPERVGVRPRAILIVSGHWETAGFRASGGRRPDLIYDYSGFPPHTYQLTYPAPGDPTLAARVVELISGAGLPAAVDPDRGFDHGVFVPLKVAFPDADVPVVALSLDRSLDPDLHARVGAAIAPLRDEGVLIVGSGMSFHNLRAFFAGGGEEDSARFDTWLTEAVEAPSADERRSRLDAWATAPGGRFSHPREEHLIPLMVAAGAAGDDLGRKAFSDLVMGHPCSAFAFGSASAAATP; this comes from the coding sequence ATGGCCGCCGATACCTCCGCCCCCCGGATGCCGGTCCTGTTCATCCCCCACGGCGGCGGCCCCTGTTTCTTCATGGACTGGACGATGGGACCACGCGACACCTGGGACCGCCTGGCGGCCTGGCTGCGGAGCGTCCCGGAGCGGGTCGGCGTCCGTCCCCGGGCCATCCTGATCGTCTCCGGCCACTGGGAGACGGCCGGCTTCCGCGCGTCGGGCGGCAGGCGGCCGGACCTGATCTACGATTACTCCGGATTCCCGCCCCACACCTATCAGCTGACCTACCCCGCGCCCGGCGACCCGACGCTCGCCGCGAGGGTCGTCGAGTTGATTTCCGGGGCGGGCCTGCCGGCGGCCGTCGACCCCGATCGGGGGTTCGACCACGGCGTCTTCGTCCCGCTGAAGGTGGCGTTCCCGGACGCCGACGTGCCGGTCGTCGCGCTGTCGCTGGACCGCTCGCTCGACCCCGACCTCCACGCCCGCGTCGGCGCGGCGATCGCGCCTTTGCGCGACGAGGGAGTCCTGATCGTCGGCAGCGGGATGAGCTTCCACAACCTCCGGGCGTTCTTCGCAGGCGGCGGGGAGGAGGATTCGGCCCGCTTCGACACGTGGCTGACCGAGGCCGTCGAGGCCCCCTCGGCCGACGAGCGCCGGAGCCGGCTCGACGCCTGGGCGACCGCCCCCGGCGGCCGGTTCTCCCACCCCCGCGAGGAGCATCTGATCCCGCTGATGGTCGCCGCCGGAGCCGCGGGCGACGACCTCGGCCGGAAGGCGTTCTCGGACCTCGTCATGGGGCATCCCTGCTCGGCCTTCGCGTTCGGCTCGGCCTCCGCCGCCGCTACCCCCTGA